One window of Oreochromis niloticus isolate F11D_XX linkage group LG23, O_niloticus_UMD_NMBU, whole genome shotgun sequence genomic DNA carries:
- the LOC100698021 gene encoding chymotrypsin-like elastase family member 3B: MLKTLVLMLLQAAYVFSCGTPAVQPNTGRVVNGEDAHPHSWPWQISLQVKHGSRYHHTCGGTLVGPRWVLTAGHCIWPGDVYRVVLGEHDMSQQEGTEQIIDILRIVVHPNWDINHVSDGNDLALLKLDKSPIMNDSVGIACLPQAGEILAHGAPCYITGWGNLYTHGPMPDKLQQALLPVVEHSVCSRSDWWGINVKSTMICAGGDIVSGCNGDSGGPLNCVGQDGRWYVQGVTSFVSSRVCNEVKKPTVFTRTSAFTEWLSEVMLKY; the protein is encoded by the exons ATGCTGAAAACACTGGTCCTTATGCTGCTACAAGCAGCATATG TTTTTAGTTGTGGTACACCTGCTGTTCAGCCCAACACTGGTAGGGTTGTAAATGGAGAGGATGCCCATCCCCATAGCTGGCCTTGGCAG ATTTCCCTGCAGGTGAAGCACGGCAGTCGTTACCATCACACCTGTGGAGGGACTCTGGTTGGACCTCGCTGGGTACTGACCGCTGGACACTGCATCTG GCCAGGAGATGTGTACCGTGTGGTGTTGGGAGAACATGACATGAGCCAGCAGGAGGGAACTGAACAGATCATAGATATTCTGCGCATTGTTGTCCATCCTAACTGGGACATCAACCATGTCTCTGATGG GAATGATCTTGCCCTGCTGAAACTGGATAAGAGCCCCATTATGAATGACAGCGTGGGCATTGCTTGTCTTCCACAGGCTGGAGAGATCCTCGCCCATGGAGCCCCGTGTTACATCACTGGCTGGGGAAACCTTTACA CTCATGGCCCCATGCCTGATAAACTGCAGCAGGCCCTGCTGCCTGTGGTGGAGCACAGTGTGTGCAGCCGCAGCGACTGGTGGGGGATCAACGTCAAGAGCACCATGATCTGTGCGGGAGGAGACATCGTATCAGGATGCAAT ggAGACTCTGGCGGTCCTCTTAACTGTGTGGGTCAGGATGGTAGGTGGTATGTCCAGGGTGTAACCAGCTTTGTTTCCTCCCGTGTTTGCAACGAAGTGAAGAAGCCCACAGTCTTCACCCGTACCTCTGCCTTCACCGAGTGGCTCAGCGAG GTCATGCTCAAGTACTGA